In Bombyx mori chromosome 15, ASM3026992v2, the sequence tgaagttgtgtgatgtgttttattttgtcagtgattcttcaggtttaaatgtgtaataacggcggtttgttaactgtttaatatctgtgagaaCTGtgagtgcacaaatgtgggaaaatgaaacaaagccgctggacgcaacttctcgggatcctccaaaaatcccactgaaaaaatcttagtaaatgaccaccattttactgagattatatttcatcccatatcatctaatctcatttcatttcatttcatcccagttgattaacgtctcaaattaattatcttcatttcatttcactccatattatcatttttcataaaattaagaatataaattaaaataagacatgacttaaaggtcttagttaccagtcataaaatcccataaaaaaattatacatttgtgggactttttggcgggaacgcgacgagtgaagttgtgtgatgtgttttattttgaaagtgtttcttaagatttaaatgtgtaataacggtggtttagtaactgtttaatatctatgaaagtgcacaaatgtgggaaaacgaaacaaagccgctggacgcaacttctcgggatcctccaaaatgtccactgaaaaaatctcagtaaatgaccgccattatactgagattatatttcatcccgtatcatctcatctcattttatttcatttcatcccacttgattaacgtctcaaattaatcatcttcatttcatgacttttttttttttattgcccttgttggcagacgaacatacggcccacctgacggtgagtggttaccgtcgccgatggacttcagcaatgccaggggcggagccaagtcgctgcctaccgcttaatactctccacaagcctcgtttgaagaaggacatgtcatagcgctcgggaaacaccgttgaagggagctcattccaaaattggatggtacgtggcaaaaaagatctctggaaacgcactgtggatgaccgcagtggctccaggtagtatggatgaactctactccggtggcgggcggtgcgatggtaaaaacgagatgccggtatcatctcgaacaattcctcagagcactccccatggaacatacggtacaaaatactgagggaaccgaagtccctccgcagacccagaggtttcaaacgatccgtgagaatgggattatcgacaatccgaacacggccctcctctgtatggagtaaAATGGAAGAatctggtatttgggagccccagcccagagatgggagcagtattccacgcgaggccggacttgtgctttataaagcaaaagcctttgtccaggcgtgaagtaccgcttcgctctgttgaggactcccagcattttggacgccaacttggctttgccttccagatgactccgaaactggacatcgctcgaaatgtcgacctcaagtatcccaatactctcggaaggttgcagggatactccttggaattgcggcgccataacaaaggggtccttcttcgcagtgaacgcgcaaacttgtgtctttgtcgggttgaattgaaccaagttcaattcaccccattcggagactcgccccagagagttctccacttcagacacaagttttgatcgtctctcttgcaccacgctccgagagagactctgatggccgatatatcgcgcatcccccgtgctgtcatccgcatagcaaggCATgctatcaatagacagcatgtcattgatatacaagatgaaaagcgtgggggagagcaccgaaccttgtggaacgccagtgttaatggtcatggtatcggaacAGTCACCGtacactccatattatcatttttcataaaaataagacttgaacataaattaaagtaagacatgacctaaaggtcttagtaaccaggtcataaaactcCTTAAAAAAATGATACATTTGTTGTGAGTAGGTACATATATGTACGGTTTGTATGGATTTAGATGCAAATTGTtccagaaacattaaatagaaggTAGTCATTTAAGTAACACTAGATAAAATGACTAACGTTTTTGGATTAATCGTGTCTGGGCGACTGGTGAGTTCGGTGTTTTTTTTGTAGAAGGCTATGCCCAGTTAATTAAGTAAACCAAAGCTTAACTTTAGATTCCAATTTGtttgaaatataatacaaaataccTGAAGAGATGAGATGGTTACCCGTACAAATTATGGgagtttataaatttttacctgattatgaaaaaatattagtaataataccTTACTGTTAGAAATGTGCACAAGTACCACTAAGTTTACGCTTGTCGTGCACCACCTATGTAGCTACCACGACCGCACAACTGGTGTAAGTGGTCACAGTGGTgcctgtaaaataatttaagaacacTGACAATTCTGAGATGAGTAAATAGTTattttctaaaatctcagtGGTGCGCTAGGTTTATATAGGTGTTTATAATGAAACCTGGATATATCCTACTGTAGATATtgctaattataaatatattattgctaTTGCTGCTATTGCTTGctattgatattataataatatcattcatTGATAGTACAATATGCTATTTCattatagtttaattaaaatctgcCCAGTAATTTTTGTGTGGAAGAGTAACAAACAGTCAACATTCCTCACAATCTTTGCATTTATAATGTTACCTAATAAAAAGCCCAATAATACTGCTAATGCTAGAACTAAAAGATATTGCTCAACCTTGACTTGAGAAATTATGGAATACATGAACATTTTGATACAATACTCTATCTAGAGATACACCTAATCAATTGAAAGGTGTTGTATTCCCCAGGTCCACACAGATTTCTCACCTATTGCTGAGACTAGATTCCTGACCACAATCACAGAAGCAGACAGCATCAACCATGTAGCAGTATTTCTGACAGGAGCTGTACCTCTACCACCTGGAACAGCAGCAATGGTCTACTGGAGCTGGCCTGACCCAGCCGCACCTCCTAACTGGCAGCTACTTGGTCACATTTCGAACATCAAGCCATCGGCCATATTTAAgatatcaaatttaaaaaaactacatgAGCTAACAAGTAAGTTTTTGAGGCCAAAAAAGTTAAGATGGCTAATGCTGGTATTCAATTCCTCATCAGCTaccaattttattgttaaaaatgcATTTAGCAGAATGTGTTTGCTCACAATCGACTTtcacaaaaaacaaataacattgtgtaataaaaattaaaccctcaaaaattataatttgaggaAATACTATACATCTAAAACaatagacctcaagtctcaaggtcgGTAGTGGTGTTcatgttgtgatatctatgggttccaataactATTCCACACCAAGTGGATAGTAGGCTCTATTAcatgtctaagcaataaataaaaatagatatgCCTAAATTACAATTGTTTTGGAATCCGCACTTCACATCTTACACATGATATGATGCTGatgaaatacaatataaatagtttttttgtcTACCTATGTGCCAGCAGCCTCTAGGATCTATTCTGGCCACCATCCTTGGTAGCCGAGCTCATGGGACTCtgactaaaaaaaaatcctaacatTTACCTTATAAACAAGATAATCTATTTTGTAATGATTTTGTATTGTATTGATTTTGAATGATTGCAGATGAAAACAAATTCATGGGCACATTTGGACAGCAGCAGATATGTCACAATGCACAAATAGGAATATCTATTGAGCCTGAAGCCAATGTGCAACTATTGGCTTCATCTGTTGTAAGTAGTTACACTGTCAGTGTTCattagacaataaataaaagtaactcATTTCCATTTAACTTGTGAATGTATTCGTGAGTGCTCATGACAATTATCAATGTGTAGTCGTTTTAATAGTGTAGTTGGTAATGGATTTTacagaataaaatatttctacTTAATAGCTTAATGGAATACTTTTTTAGATTTAATCAAAAGTTATAAGCATTGGTATCTTTCTATATTGCATCAAAAGCCAAGTTAAAATTTTCTCAAGGTACAATTAATTATTCCTGCTAAGTAACAAGATAAAAAACACGTACACCAAATAATTGTTTATTCCAGGCACTCCAAGAAACAAACAACTATGTGACATTTGCTCAGAAAATGTTAGAAAACTTAGTCAATTTTGTAGCATCATTCTCTGTTACGCAAGATCAGATGACACCCACACCTGGTGTTTCATACATCCCGCTGAACACCCTTCACACGTGGTACCAGAACTTTGAGAGAAGGCTCCAGCAGAATCCTAATTTCTGGAAGAATTAATCAAATCAGTGATTGTTATGTAGTGTGAGTGTCAAGCTGCAGTATGTATTAAGGTTCtgattaataaaaactaaatatgcTTGCTCGCTCGGCAGTGAGTTACCGAATGAAATGTAATTGGTAGGGCTCCACTAatgtaaaaattttactcaGTATTTTCGCTTTTCGCggtaaaaactaatttaaaattcaaatactGTCCACCAAAACTGAAAAAAACGCCacattaaactgtaaaaatacttgtaattataaattatactaaTTGACCAGCTAAAATTCCCTACATAGATATCTCAATGTTTATTTCATGAGCAATGTAAGAGACAAATTGGAAACTGGTTTTGTGAAGACATTTTATGTTTACGGTTAGTAGTCGTACGCTGTCGCCAACGGCACTACCCGGGAGTCGGCCCCCGGGCTCCACAGCTGGACATCTTACAATATTATGATGACATTAGTTCAGATGTGTTTTCACAATGTTACGGGACAGCGATGCCAAATTATGGCtggtctttattttttatatgacaaTGAAATGTGAACTTAAGTCCTTCAGGCAATTATCCTTACAGATTGTGTTGGCAtcaattactttaaaattttaagtgtGAAATTTAAATGCTCTTTTGACAAACTTTCGCCTCAAAAAAGTTAACAGCAGCTAacactacttttacggttcaatCGCATTGGTTATTTGGATTTGTgaatgaactcacggcccacctgatgttaactggtcaccggagcccatgaaTTCACTTCTattgtacaatggctgccccacccttccaactggaacatattactgctttacagcgGAAATGTGCAGCACCGGGGCACCCACCCGGGGGGACCCGCAACACGCCCTGCCACTAGGCACCAGCCTCCAACCAGTACGCTAATTGTATATTTTGGcgattttgaatttttgaacGAAGACGTTTGTGAATTCCTaatgtatataatacaataagcaGAGGGGGTTGATAAACGTATCTCTTAGAGTACTGAAATAtacttttattcaaatttatattagttgatgaaatatgtaataatatatataataatatatataataataatataaataataaaaatataaaatacgttaCTGTTAACTAATGTCAGATTACTTCAATTggaaatattcaaattaaccTAACTTTacatacttaaaatattatacataattagaTTAATATTTCGAGCACTCGTGTATGGTAGAATAagctccaaaaataaaacgCTTTATTGTTCATTGTCGATCAACCTTAGCAATGTTGGAGAAATGATGGCGTAATGTCGGAAGTCTacggaataaattaaaaaatttaattgacaagaaaattatatttaatattatattaaaaattatattatcttCTTTCCCCATACAATATTGTCTTTCGTGTTGCTCACATGCACTTGGCTCGTTTGGCCGAACTGGCACCAGTTTCTCTTTAAGAGAATCAGGAACTATCCAAATCCAAAGTTGAGCATGTCCCACATTCTACGCAGGTACAGTCGCGGTTGCCGCAGCACCAACGTCCTCGGAGTCGAGGTATTTTTGTCAATTTCATAGGTCACCGAgggttaaactattatttttgatttattgaaTAGCGTCGGAACTATTATTAAAAGCTATATTCGAAAGATCTCGCTGCCCGTTGCAATGTAATTgttcaataataataacgaaTATTTGAAGTAAGTTTTCGTCAGTCTTGTCATGGAGCATTATATTTGCCGAGATAACTTGCGAGCTACTAAATAACGGGCCTTTTTCTCGCCAAACTGCAAACAGCTTCAGTAGATACTATAGTTAAGTTTAACCCGGTGTTGTTGTCCTTGAATATTCCAACAATGAGCCTTTAACGTGCCTGTATAAGTAAGTTCACTGCGCATGTCATCGTCAGTCATCGAGCGACTGTACAGTAGTGCATTGCAATAATTCCCGAACACGCGGACAGGTGGCGCTGCACTCACTACTATATTGTCGTTACGTACATTGCACGCAATGGAACGCGATTTTGAATGACCTCTAAAGAACGTGGGGGACTGCCTTCATGTTGTAGTAggttaatgaagtatttaagtAATTACGAAACAAGCAATATTACGTttagttttgtaaataaatgttcGGTTCTTGTAGATTGTTCTGGTCCTGTTACCAGGAGCTGTCACGGGTGTCCGTAGACAATCGTGTTCAATGTACGTGCCTCAGTGATGACAGCTGCCTTCAATTGTAATTAGCCGTGTATTTACAAGTAACTAACTGCGCCCGCGGCTTCGCCCGCAACGAAATGCAACTTTATATTAACACATAACGGCTATAAGACGATTCAGAAAGCCAACTATATAAGACATTTCAGAACAATTTATAGGCCAAATTTTCAAAAGATAATATCCCTGGCCGCAGCGCCACCATCCGGCACTCACGCACCCGTGCCCGTCGGAGTGGTCATGTCGCAGCCCTTTGTATATGGTTGCAAAGTTTCTTATCTATTGGGCTATTTTAggtgtacatatattttattatttttatatatatagatatcgtgTGCGGGAGGCGCCAAGACTGCttaagaatgtttttttaataaagaatgatttttataacacttgTGTTTCTGTTCGTCGACCGCCCCGGCCGCCCCGGGACGGTCGCCATCTTGACGCGGGGAAGAAGTTTGAGATTCGCACAACTTCAAGTGGGTTtgtgttattaaataaaaagtttaacatTGTTAGCAGCGCGAGGGGGCCCTGTCGCCACCCCCACCGCTTGGTGCGCTCACGAGTGCTAAATTAGTGGAAACGGCAAACTCTGTTAGTTAAGTCCAAGTCAATAAAAATACGTATTCAAGAGCATGTTTTATTGAGTACAAAAACAAGTCCCCAGCTGTCCCCGGCTGTACCCAGCACAGACACCAACAAGTGACAGTGAGTAACAGACTAACACGAAGCACGCGGCTCTACAAAAAGTTGCAGATGGACAATTTAATGACATAGTGTCACTTGTGTTTTAATAAACATTCATGCAAAATAAGCGAATTTTAATtccataatatttaaaaacactttaTAGGACAAGAGTCCCCTGCGACCGGCAGCCGCCGCGGTCACTCCGCACCAGGTGGgtggtgagctcgttcacatatCAATGCGATAAATAAACAAGAGGCAAAACATTTTAGTACCACTAATTAGTCTGTTTGCCGACCCATGTACATTTTGATTTGTTTTCGAGATACTGACGAGCCGCCGCCTCCGGCTGTGGCAGTTTATTGGAACCGGTTttacttcattaaaaatgtCGGGAACGACAACattttcaataaagaaaatggTTCGAAAATGAAATCTCGCGGTGTCGGCGATGCCGCGCCGCGCTCGGCTCGCTCGGTACTtctgtgttataaataaattaacagtaaaatattaaataacaatcTAGCTAATGCGGCGCTTGTGTGCGCAATATATGTAACTCCAGCAGCAGCGGTGGAGTGGTCAGGAGTTGAAGAACTCGTGTTGGAGGGCCTGCTCCGCGGAGAGCCTGTGCGCCGGCAGCGGCTGCAGCAGCCGCCAGCACAGCGAGAACGCGCTGTCCGGGAACCCCGCCACGCTGCGGCCCGGGGACACCGCGGCGGCCTGCCCGGGCGAGGCGTActtgttattgttgttttatacGTTATAAAACCGAtcattgaaaattttgaatagaataaatttCATACTTACGTCTTTATCCTCGTCTCGACAAATACACTCGTGCGTGAGGCACCGACAGTGCAAGCACGACGCCGCCGGGAGGagggggcggggggcgcgggccCGGGGGCCGGGGGTCGGCGCCGCGGGGGCCGGGGGGGGACAGCCGCGGAGGCGGGCGCACAGCTTGCGGAGACACAGCCCGCGTCGGGGGGACGATGTGATCAAACGGCGacctaattaatattataacaatataattgCTTTTGAGCATCGCTAATACATGGCTGGCAGCGTGTAGTTACCgagggcggcggcggcgcgctgCAGGGGGCGGGTGCCGAGCAGCGCGGCGAGCTCGGCGAGGGCGGCGAGGTCGTCGGCGGCGCGCAGCAGCGGGTAGCGCGCGGTGAGCACGGAGCACAGCACGACGCCGCACGCCCACGTGTCCACGGCGGTGGTCTGCGCGCCGTACCGCAGCAGCACCTCGGGGGGGCGGAAGCCCTGCGTGCCGGCGCGCGGGGCGCGGGCGGGGGGGCGCACGCTGCACGCGCCGCACACCGCGCCGCGACCCGCGCACGCGCACGGCGCCGCTCTCTGCACGCACGCACAATTTTATTCAGTACAGCTTCcaacaaaaattaatgtttatttcaggccaaaacattttttttttattgcttagatgggcgaacgagctcacagcccacttggtgttaagtggttactggagcccatagacgtctacaacgtaaatgcgtcacccaccttgagatataagttctaagatctcagtatagttacacataTATCCTGAACACAATATTTCTGTGGCTTGggacattacatttttattgattttattccaTCACAATGAATAAACACACAAAACTCATACCATACACTTGACGTTTCATCCAGTGGCTGCATGCACACAAAATAACATTCACATTTACAAAATGTACAATACAAgagtaaaatcatgttcaatgaCATTAAATATGAAACAAAGAACCAAACGGAACAATAGTCACTACATATAAAGACCCCGATAGCGTTTTCACCAACGCAGATCGACGGAATATATCGTTTGTTAAGTTTTCATATACTTAgtttggccataaatactgagacaaaggaaaacaaaaaaaaaatatggcaaataacatttattacttttacagtgtgttagtttaacacataaatataaaacaatttaaagtataaaaagtttattcgaagtggtctccattggctgcaatacagtcctttaaacgttgaggccagttatcaatagaagcacgcactctttccatgggaaaattttgtttgttaaaatgttgctcaattgtaaaaaaattctcatccgtaagcaaaatttttctatgacctccctttgcgtaccgcttcagtacttgtttcgattttatcaccctattctcttttaaattatcagttaagaaatgaccagtacgtctcttataggctgcaaggcctaagtcatcttttaaaatacgcgacatggttctaggtgctatcttcatctcccgagataaaatcttttgctttcggacaggatttcttcgaattctttcccttactgctttgaccacctttttcgtacgaacactacgtggacggccagatctttttctgtcacaaacagaggtctcatcgcacctattaatagcctggtacacaaacattttactaataccaagcgtatggagttttaaaaattgcatttggctccatatctactttgtgtaatgcaatcacagcgattcggttctctttatcaccccactccattttaatatcgcaaaatattgtacaatgtattggcgccaaaatgagaaaactcaatgagcaatcatattataaaattgacagattccaaattcaaatgtaatattttgtttatttttaattgtaacagtatttatggccagactaagtatattgaCTAAAACATTAAGCCGCCTGGAAGCTTTCAATGAAAAGTTGCCTAAACCTTATAAGATATAACAAAACAATGTATTGGTGGTATATTCTTCTTGTATAGATCTACAAATAGGTCAGCGGTGGCATATGTCTACTTTTGAAGGATAACTTACTGTACCCGTGATAGCTTTTAAAAAAGTGGTCATGTATAATGCGACAATTTTAAAGATAATTAGACAGATACAGTATTAATCCTTACCTTTTTAATACGTTAGCATTTCGTGCACATTATTAACAACATCATTTCgattaccgtaaaatggggcgattagggacaaattccaactttatgagcaattttaaggtagttgttgatgtatataatgctatatcaggatcaaaatgattgagtcttgggggcatctttgttgtctaatttaaaattatgcaactagcattccagtttaagcaaaaaatgcaaaaataggtgtaatccctatttacccgaaaattgcggttaattgggacgaaatgagaaatttgctagggttggcactacttttatttttatatatagttttaatttatttatttatttagttgcaccaacaaagtgatcataaataaaaaaataattgaaaaactgacaaaagtacatggcagacatcacctcaattataggtgcaatcgacagtgctgatatttctatctgggttaagagattaggtgtgtcggttattccatggattaatcagatgaatacccccactctgaacaaatattaaatattttattatgtattacttagacatttttgtccaccttgagatttcattgatcttgttacatgtctctgcaaaatcgacttacttatattaaattgcttatctatttcaactaaagacttattcccaatttcgcttcgaataaaccagatttttaccaacaaatttaaaaaatattgttataactacatagacaaccctacaaacctgtacctatttatacttaggtcgtttccatttcacgtattctcatcccaattgacccctttttcgttgttatttgtacctaagacgtccccaatatccccaaaaacaacagatttttacatgtatttttatttaatcaaatacattaaaaccaataacaactgagacttacttttaatatatatgctggtttaaacactaaataacgtttataaatcatagtcgtcttctgttattatcaaataaataaaagagagcaaagtttctagcactaaaataattaccaccacaggaagttaatttgaaacgcgattttttataagttagcagctattatcatg encodes:
- the LOC101741726 gene encoding protein OPI10 homolog, yielding MTNVFGLIVSGRLVHTDFSPIAETRFLTTITEADSINHVAVFLTGAVPLPPGTAAMVYWSWPDPAAPPNWQLLGHISNIKPSAIFKISNLKKLHELTNENKFMGTFGQQQICHNAQIGISIEPEANVQLLASSVALQETNNYVTFAQKMLENLVNFVASFSVTQDQMTPTPGVSYIPLNTLHTWYQNFERRLQQNPNFWKN